A single genomic interval of Tautonia marina harbors:
- a CDS encoding DMT family transporter, with the protein MDANSFRSALWMLVGAVSFAVMGALTHALGPRCDWLIVALTRALFMLGSAWMLAVSAGVRLVVFRPPTLWIRSLAGSVSLVCNFYAMSVLPVADALTLMSMYPLWIVVFSALWLRRVPSMIEVGGMVSGLIGVLFIQRPHLGGDTLAVGVAVASSLTTAVALMGLHRLRNVDTRAVVAHFAGVASLIAGGWLLVQSSSGALHTMRLDPLTLLLLLGVAVSGTIGQFCLTKAYALGVPTRVAVIGLSQVAFAMCFDVWVWGRVLTPMTLLGMAFVLGPTALMTAQARRRLRDVALPQQASRSPTAPEPEANPTPSPALPIAAPSAGE; encoded by the coding sequence ATGGATGCCAATTCGTTTCGGTCTGCGCTCTGGATGCTTGTCGGAGCGGTCTCGTTTGCGGTCATGGGGGCGTTGACCCATGCGTTGGGTCCCCGATGCGACTGGCTCATCGTGGCCCTGACCCGGGCGCTGTTCATGCTCGGCTCGGCATGGATGCTGGCCGTTTCGGCCGGCGTTCGGCTGGTGGTCTTTCGGCCCCCGACGCTCTGGATTCGCAGCCTTGCCGGGAGTGTGAGCCTGGTCTGCAATTTTTACGCGATGTCGGTTCTTCCGGTCGCCGACGCGCTTACCCTCATGAGCATGTATCCACTCTGGATCGTGGTGTTTTCGGCGCTCTGGTTGCGCCGGGTGCCCTCGATGATCGAAGTGGGCGGGATGGTCAGTGGGCTGATCGGTGTGTTGTTCATTCAGCGCCCTCACCTGGGAGGGGACACACTGGCGGTGGGTGTGGCGGTTGCCAGTTCGCTGACGACGGCGGTGGCCCTGATGGGTTTGCACCGGCTTCGTAACGTCGATACGCGGGCGGTCGTTGCCCATTTCGCGGGGGTCGCCAGTCTGATCGCCGGGGGCTGGTTGCTGGTGCAATCCTCCAGCGGAGCCTTGCATACGATGCGACTCGATCCCCTCACGCTCTTGCTCCTGTTGGGGGTGGCCGTCTCGGGCACGATTGGCCAGTTTTGCCTGACCAAAGCCTATGCGCTCGGGGTTCCGACTCGGGTCGCGGTGATCGGCCTCTCACAGGTCGCCTTCGCCATGTGCTTTGATGTCTGGGTCTGGGGGCGCGTGCTGACCCCGATGACCCTGCTCGGCATGGCATTCGTGCTCGGTCCGACCGCCTTGATGACGGCTCAGGCGCGTCGAAGGCTGCGAGATGTTGCCCTGCCGCAGCAGGCATCCCGATCGCCGACCGCCCCGGAGCCGGAGGCCAATCCCACACCCTCCCCTGCCCTGCCGATCGCCGCTCCCTCTGCCGGCGAGTGA